Proteins encoded by one window of Blautia argi:
- a CDS encoding uroporphyrinogen decarboxylase family protein — translation MNARERLLCVLRGEIPDEVPVSPFVQEEYLSYYFDKKDTSRLYDAVQLAKELGFDLITRQYINAIPYFLQRSEENWQVSVKEAREGDNYVRRTRIVTPERTMEQVEAAPYNENILTGIHFSTVEYLIKDEEDFAAFKKNCPKHSKEDEEYIIQQGEIARKEVGDLGITCPWSIGGVYNLVSTYMNVQDMLCDALADEEYYEEYMNFFTDMVAEEHEIYAKSAFDAVGIQGNIANGAIMGADYFDEYVLPYERRALDVLIKAGKPTIYHNCGNAKVLYPEYKKLGITVWETVAEAPQGDSILAEAKEYFGEDLILSGNFDQVHFLKEATPEQVEERAYKQMMTGKKNGHYIFACSDYLEVGTPLENVKALLKGARAAAKYE, via the coding sequence TGTACAGGAGGAGTATCTTTCTTACTATTTTGATAAGAAAGATACCAGCAGACTTTATGACGCTGTCCAGTTGGCAAAAGAGCTGGGATTTGATCTGATTACCAGACAATATATTAATGCAATCCCATATTTTTTACAAAGAAGCGAAGAAAACTGGCAGGTATCTGTAAAGGAAGCAAGAGAAGGAGATAACTATGTCAGAAGAACCCGGATTGTAACTCCAGAAAGAACTATGGAACAGGTAGAAGCAGCTCCTTATAATGAGAATATACTGACAGGTATTCACTTCAGCACAGTGGAATACTTAATCAAAGACGAAGAGGATTTTGCTGCCTTTAAGAAAAATTGTCCAAAACATTCAAAAGAAGATGAGGAATATATTATCCAACAGGGCGAAATTGCAAGAAAAGAAGTAGGTGATTTGGGAATTACATGTCCATGGTCTATTGGGGGTGTTTATAATCTGGTTTCTACTTACATGAATGTACAAGACATGCTTTGTGATGCGCTGGCAGATGAGGAATATTATGAAGAATATATGAATTTCTTTACAGACATGGTTGCAGAGGAACATGAAATTTATGCAAAAAGTGCCTTTGATGCTGTGGGCATTCAGGGAAATATTGCAAATGGTGCGATTATGGGAGCCGATTATTTTGATGAATATGTGCTTCCTTATGAAAGAAGAGCTTTAGATGTTTTGATAAAAGCAGGCAAACCTACGATTTATCACAATTGTGGAAATGCCAAGGTTCTTTATCCTGAATATAAAAAACTGGGGATTACAGTATGGGAAACGGTTGCAGAAGCTCCTCAGGGAGATAGCATTTTGGCAGAAGCCAAGGAATATTTTGGAGAGGATTTAATTCTGTCCGGAAATTTCGACCAGGTACATTTCTTGAAAGAGGCAACACCGGAGCAGGTAGAAGAGAGGGCATATAAACAAATGATGACAGGTAAGAAAAACGGCCACTATATATTTGCATGTTCCGATTATCTGGAAGTAGGAACACCTTTGGAAAATGTAAAGGCTTTATTAAAGGGAGCTAGGGCAGCAGCAAAATACGAATAA